GGGCTCCGATTAAACGGGTCGGGTATGAGTGGAGTTACCGGACTAAGCGCCAACGCCGGAAAATCAAGAATGCTCGGCGATAATATCTCCGGTGTAGCAGTTCTTGGAGAACCCGAAAACCCACCTGAGAAAATTGATTTATTATTCACAACACCTGGACCTAATGGGCTAATTTTGAAGTTCTTCATACTGTTCCTACGCTCGTAGAGCTTTGAACttgttttctccttttttgttcCAGTTTTGATCGGTGGGATTGGGTTTCTAACAGGCTCAGCCCGGCCGGAATTGGGACTACCAGCGGGCTTGGCGGGTTCGGAGGAACCAGTAAGCATTTGAACTACTTGTTTGAAAGAGGAAGCGTCAGCTTGAACGAAGGTAGTTGGGTATGGGTTGTTGGGTTCGGATCTAGTGATGGGTAGTTGTTGTTGGGGTGGTGGGGTAGTGGGTGTTGGGGTGGTGGGTGGTGTTGGGTAGCGATGATGATGGTGTTGGTGGTGGTGAAGAACATTGGTGTTGCTGCTATTGCTACAGCTTGAACTGTTGGAGCTATGGCTATCTGGTGATGAAATAAGACATGGGTTTTGAAATTCTTGaggttttgctagagtttccatTGATGAATCTGTAttttctagagagagaaaaaaactAGCTGAATTATGGTGTACTTAATAAGAGAAGCTTGAGAACAAGTAGGGGCTAGGGGCGGTGTTGGGGTGGGTGGGGTAGGGGGAAAGAAAAGAGTTGAAAAATATGTGAGAGAGAGAGATCAGAAGAGAAGAAGTAAAAGTCTGGCATTTTTGAATCACTTTGTTACTTTTCTTTAGTTTGGTAAGAAATgttactccttccgtctcatatTTACTTGATCATTTTGTTTTTTCTAAAATCCAACTTTATAAATTTTTGTCAGTATTTTGTGATAGATCccttgtaatatttattttttaatatttaaattataattttaaaattttaaactgATATAATTCAAATTAGCTTCAAAAATTAATTAGATTGATTCTAAGAAGTGAAACAGGACAATtaatttgggacggagggagtacgtaGCAAAAGGAGATTCAGTTCTACACGCGCTACATCGGCGAGTGAGTGATACAACAAAAGGGATAATTAGTGGGGGAGGCAGCGGCCGTGTTGGGTGGTGTTAGGCGGCGGTGAAGGGGGGGGGGTGCATGTGGGAGTGAAAGTCCAACTGGTAACAGGCTATTGGTGATTATTGGAAATTTCGACCAAAGGAGAGAAATAAAAAATTGTGAAAATAAGTTTCAATGTTTGCCATTGACTTAAAGGACCCTACTTTAAATTGAAAGGCTGACTTTAGTCATGAAAATATGTGAGGTGGGTCCtatattaatattaattttttgTTTCTATATGGTCTTTGCCTTTGGTGCATTAATCAAGGTTAGAAAGAAAGCTtgataaaaacaaaaaatattaacTGTTGATTCTTTCTTTGATTGATCCAAGCTCTATGTCAACTAGTCCAAATTTGCCTTGTGTCTGGAATTAATTGTTCCCAAATCCCAACTCTTAAGCATCAGCTAACTTTTTGAGTTTGCCAATGACACTTCCTCAAAATTTGACCAAAAAATATTGAAGCAATTGGCTTAAGTTCTCTAAAATAAGATTCAATATTATCATTCTTTTGATTTAGAAAATGAATAATTTCTAATGACTGTTTTAATAATTTaatttagcaaaaaaaaaaaacttactccTTCGTTCACTTATATTTATCTaatattctaaaaatagattttcacctTTACTTGACATATcaagaaaatataatttttttctgttttactcataatattaattactcacttgaaatcattttttaaatccaataaaaatacattaattaatatggatattattataaattatgcacttcatttattatttcttaaggagtggataaaataaaaaattaataagtaaaagtgaacggcgAGAGTATAATACTTTAAAATGGAGGTAGTATTTTTCCGTTTCAGCCAGTATTATCCAAATGAGATAATTCTTCTCATTAATAATCGGGAATTGAGCTCTTTGTTTTCATCGATAATTCTTCATTTGAGTAAATTTTAAATACACCAATTGGTTCTCCGGAATAATTAatcttagtggtcgtttggtttaaggtataacatgggttatgcaggtactaatttttataccacgtttggtataaggtatagatttatcccgggattattttataccttgtaccaaacgtggtataaaaattagtgctggaataactcaacttataccttcttaacccacttatactgggattattttataccatctttcagatggtataaaataataccaacagaatCCCCCTTCGTACTACCATGAGATTCTTgcaatcccgggactattttgacctcaaaccaaacgaccacttacaGTAAACATACATGTCTTGTCATCGCACTTACTTTTCGAATGATAAATAAAGAAAAATTGAATGATCTTAATCACATTTGAAACTTCGTTTTCCAGTACAATTGTTTTACCCTCTGGATGAGCGGTTCATTCCAACAGTCTATGTTCACCATCAGTCAATAGGTTATGATAGAGGGATAAATATTATTTATCCTTAATTACAGATTTTGAATCTAAGTCTCTTACGTGGGATGTCGCCCTTGTGAGGAAACATCTTACCCCAACTGGGATTTTTCGGCAAGAGGCGACTTCAGAATTCAAATTTTATAggtttaatttttaatattttttatatgaactaataatatttttaaagttatgaatTCATATTTACTATTTGTTATAATATTACTAAAGTTTTATAGATAAATTTATATTCCGCGTTAAAAGTATTGGGTGCAGATGAACCTGGTATCTGAATCCGCCCCTGTTTTCGACACGAATTCAAATTTAATAGAATTCTAATACGTGTACCAGATATCGGTAGAAAAAAACTTGGTCTTTGTTCAAATCTATTAAAATGATCATAGTCATGTGGGGCCACATATTTTTTTATTGTAATAATAAATGTGGCAAAGGCTTCTTAGgattaataaatttttaaaaaactgTAATGCATAAATCACATGTAAAGAAATCCAAAATCACCCTTATAAATAAGAATCCAATTTGCTGTAGTCTTAATGGGCATGCGATATATTACCAGTCAACTTGACTATTTATTTACTTTTATTAGTGAGCTCAAATAATTGACATATACATTTAATTATTAGCCAGTAGCTTTCGAACTAACTTTCGAAACACATCTGAGCAAGTTGGCCATATTTTTGTTGACTCATTTGTATCTTGTTCTGAGGTTTTGCCATAATGACAAATTGCCGAATTTCCCATATGAAAAtaagagaaaagacatgtttAAATCTCTGAACTTgacacgaaaactcactttagcaattaAACTTAATTTCTATTTATTTatcccccttaacaacttacgtttcaattattttccaccctaaaaaaataatatcACTCTCACAATGcgaggtgtattacactcgcgccacgtcAATGCCACATCATTGCCACGTCGTTGCCACATCATTATCATGTCAAAATTACCAACacttcatttttttgtttttcttttattattttttctctttctctttcttcttctttctcctcatcctcactCTACTTTTAACAATCACTACGCCGCTGCTACCGCCGCCACCACCgcaaaaaaattattattattatcaatccaaaaaaaaatcaccaccaccatctttaacccacatccacaaccaccactatcatctcccccaacaaatttcatccaactccttctcaaattagtcccacttacacatcaattcgtccaaattggttgttttggttgttattgttggccaTTATTAACATTATTATtagcaaacccatttcttccataaccattattccataactttatttttgaaagaaaatcaaaatcaaaatcaagaaccaccatctttaacccacatccacaaccaccaccaccatctccctcaacaaatttcatccaactccttctcaaattagtcccacttacacttaaattcgtccaaattggttgttttggttgttattgttggccattattagtattattattagcaaactcatttcttccataactttatttttgaaagaaaataaaaatcaaaatcaagaaaccaaaaaatgatgaaaatgaaaagaaaagaatgatgagATAAAGAGAAAGAGGGATTtgtgacgaagaagaagaagcagcagctggggggggggggggctgtggcAGGGGGGCGGGGCTGTGGCGGGGGGCTGTGGCAGGGGGGCGGGGCTGTGGCGGGGGGCTGTGGAGTGGGAAGAAGATGGTGGGTGGGGTTGTGGAGTGGGAGGGGGATTGTGAAGAAGatggtttttatttttaattgtataatgtttattttattttttaattgtataacctttattttattttttaatttataataatatatatatatatatatatatatatatatatatatatatatatatatatatatgagcgggtccactttttttgtttttcactctcttaattattatttttttgttttttttttttgccacgtcagcatttggggtggaaaataattgaaacgtaaattgttaggggggtaaataaatagaagttaagtttagttgctaaagtgagttttcgtgccaagttcaggggttaaaacATATCTTTTCTCTGAAAATAACGGTTCATATATGCATGGTTCATACTATCATGGAATTAATCGGCTTACCTCATCCAGCTAATACTTAAGTATTTCTATAAAGAAACGGATTCAATAAGAAATATTGTTAGAGTTTTAGAGAGAGGAAAATACTCCACTAACCATCATATGGCCTCATCGGACCACCCTGACACGACTCCACCCTCCAAACCACCAGACTCACCTGAAAAATATGAAATCATGGAGGAAGTTCAAAGTACTAAACTGAGCTACAGTGCGATTGTAACAGAGAAGAATAAAAAAAACCTCACAACAATACGACCCCCTAACCTGGGAAACCATGGTAACAACAGCCACGGATGAACAAGAAGGAATTTCCCTCACTGAGGAAGAAAAATGCAGGTTCTACCATCCATGACGGTTTTCACTAATAATCAAATTGTTTGGCAAAAGAACACCACACCAATTCCTGCGGGCAAAGCTCCCAGAAATGTGGCGATCAACGAAAAATTTGATCTTAATTGACTTAGGAATGAACAAAAAATTTGATCTTAATTGACTTAGGAATGGACTTCTTCATAgtaaaagttgaagaagaaactAATATGAAGAAAGTACTCCTTGAGGGCCTATGGTTCATAGTCGGCCACTTCCTCACAGTCCGAAGTTGGGAACCAAACTTCATACCCAACGAAGCTGCCATCGAATCAATGGCTATTTGGATCAGACTACCCCAGCTTCCCACAAAATTTTACGATACCGGAATACTAGAAAAAGTGGGGAAACTCCTAAAGGTAGATGCTTGCACATCATCTACCCTCAGAGGTCGTTATGCGCGAATTTGCGTACAAGTTTTGATCAACTCGCCGGTGAAATCCTCCATCACCAACCATTGGTGAACACATTCAAAAAATTGTCTACGAGGATGAAGGAATCCTTTGCAAAAGGTGTGGTAGACTAAGTCATATGAACGAAAAGTGCCTTAATCGCGTCCCCCAAACAAAACCTTCACTTAAGCCAAGCTCGGAAACCACCAGTACGGTGCCTGAAATAGAGAACAAGTGGACCACAATGGTATTCCCAAAAAAAAAGAATACGATATCAGCGAAGAGGATCAAACACCAAGCACAAAGGCAGATAGACACTCAGCCAACGACAAAGGTACATCCTTGCAAACTCATTCCGCTAAATTTCGTATGTCTCCTCCTAAGTACGCCGGCAATGGTGGAAAAACAGTGGAACTCCAGGCCCACGTGGCTATTGCTAACTCCTTCAGGTCCTTAGGAATTGAAAGCCAAATTGAAGCGGTGGAAGGAAAAGGGAAACAGTCAAACGACGCCGTATGCGAAGGAAGGAGTAAGAGGCCTGCAATGCTATCTAGTCCGCCTGAGCTATCCAAACAACAGAGCCTAGGATATGGTTCTGACCCAATCCACATATAACCCCCAAAAAAAATCACACACCCCAATGTGGACCCCATATACAAACCAAAAGATACCAATATCAGTTTAACACCCCAACAAACAAGAATTCCTCTATTTATTCCCAATCATTTGAAAACCAGGACATTAAATCCACCCAGAAATTACCCAAAATACGCCCCCTCCCCTCCCCCCAAATGATAATACATTGCAAATACCCAAATCCACTCTAAACAACACCTTTCCCAGCAATCATTCCTTAGTCAAAAACATGTCAGCTACAGTTATCTCAAGCACTGTAGCATTAATGGGAGATTTGATGGTACAAGAAGAAGGTGGAGGCACCAAAGAGTCGGATCTTGGAAACCATAAAAGGCTCCAAACCCCATTTATAATCTAAACAAAACCCAGATAGCCTTGGTACCATCAGTGGAGAGCATAAATGTCGAACAATCACACCACAAACAACCCCACCTAACAAAACATCCCACCACCACAACCAATAACTCTGGTCACCGAACCACCACCAATGGAGAAGATACCGGCATCATGGCTAGAACTAGCATTGCAGGACCAGGACCTTGCGTTAACAGTGGTAGTGAGAGTTGTCCTCAACGATCCGGAGTTCTAAGCAAGGGTAGTAACATCCAGAATGAACAGGGGTCTAACAAAGTATGGCCAACTTCTCTGGCTCATGGCTTGGACATAAGCTCAAATGGCAGGAGAAACGCCACCGACCCAGATGGATATGAATATGCAACTATCTCATGCAGCACAATCGCTCCCATTCTTTCCTCACTGGGACCTACAAGCTCTGATGAGCCCAAATTTACTCGAACAAGTGGATACAACATAGACCCAAATGGCTACACCTTCACTAGTGAAAGAAAACAACCAGAAAGAGGTGCTAACCAGCCTAGAACAAAGGCATGATACTAATATTCCTTTGATTCTTGAATACAGATACTTGCTAGAGATAATGGGGAACCTGGCAGTAGGACATGGCTACAGGGAGCAGAACTCAGTTGGCTAGGGAATGAGCAAGGAAGAAGGATTTTAGTGAGAAGGAAGTGTTGGTAGTTCCACCTATGTATGCGACAACAAGTTTTTGGGCAGACATAGAAGGAACTACATATGCTAGATCTTTTTGCAACTCAATTAGCTCAAATGTAATAGCTAGTAATAGACATTCCCGGATACCTACTCCAGATGGTATTGTAAATGACCCACAAACAATTATTGGAGTTACTGGGGGCACTGCCTCCAGCAAAACACCAAACTAATTTAGAAATGAAATCTTGAATTGCCGAAAAAAAAGTATTTCAATAAAGAGACACTTTTTTCTAGTGTAATACGGGATAAATAGAAGTCTTCATTTTGCTATCGGGCCACCGGCTCATTAAGAAAAAAGATTTCACCTACTTTACATCACACAATATTAATATGTGCTTTCGGTTATTTCACATAAAAGGTCAATAAATCCATGTTTTCCCATCCTCTTGTTACGATTCTCGTACTTTAGTAATAAAGGAGTGAGCAATATAATTGCATGAATCAAAAAAATTCACAAAAGTcactcgttttttttttcttttataattatGGTGGCGACTTGTAACGACCCTCCAggtcgttatggaaaatataggatcatcctaccaaatagaaccttcctaAGGgcagaacgagctaatagaaactcgaatGTATAAGTCTAaaaactgaaaacttggcttaTTTGTGATTAttatttggttgtgttgagcccATTCGGGGAGGGTGATGTAGGAAGTTAGACCTTCGTTGGGTaatccgaggccacgagtgagtcTGTATGATGTTTTTACGTTAATGTCATGTTTGGTTTTtatttgtgaggcctcggatgaagtgttCCATGGTAAAGTGAAAAACTGTGAAAATTAGCGAGCTTACTGGCTCAGGGGTACCACATAGCGGAAGAATTACCGCTGCGGAGGGATCGCTGTAGCGGCCGACTTATTGGCTTATTGCCACCGCAGTAATCTAAGAATTGGGGTGTCCGCTATGGCGGACACTGGACCGCTGCAGCGTGACCAGGCTCGCCACAGCGGAGggttggttttggtttggttcGCTACAGCGGGCactagcgggaccgctgcagtgaCAGTTGGACCCCCACCGCGATCGACGGGGACAAAATCTCGATTTTTAAACACTTaattccgaattctttattcataaaactccaaaacagttcccaacaaacacctagggcgaaattctaaGCTACGAcaagaatatccttgagaggtaagtctcaaccattccttccattaTTATGTTTTCATCTCTATGATTATCATCCCCtttatgggtctacaatggtgaattaggaATAGTAACCCTTGAACTTAATAGACTttcaatagttggtgggttatgaatattattgtgtgTTTATCAcctaaaggcttgggttatcactttctaatcaagaattgaaccattagagatatgaactaagtgaattgagacttaaggTTTCATAAAAATGATAGCTTGACTATGCAAAACTGTTTGTAATAGATGATTTGATTAAATAGCCTTGTAAATTGATAGTTTGTGGTTGTTAAGGCTAATGATTAGATTGATTCCgcctagaaatcattcacccaatagaatggggaaaagggaaggtgttctttgaattgattttgtgactagagtgattgtgacttatttagcatcttaattgctagactttgagcgttctgaggcattacggaagggaaaggATATAGCGGAGTAATCTGCATTGTTCCAGCTTTACAGTTGatgtaggttacggtctacttgaattagactttgattagtttattgtatgtgttgtgaaattgataggagaaagcatacCTAGTCTTCAAGCATAATATGTGTGGTTGAAATTCCTATATCCTATCGGTTGAGTGATTTTGTGGGCTTAATGCCACTATTCGATATATTGTGACCTACAACTTGATGATAATTGTGGTGAGatgttaatataatcttcttgataAAATTGAGATACAAATTGTTAATCGATTATTGAAAGTGATGTGAtaataaacacacacacacacacacacacacacacacacacacacacacacacacacatatatatatatatatatatatatatatatatatatatatatatatatatatatggaaagccTCATTTGACCGGGGGTAAGGATGAGACCTAGATATGAACatgcacatttgaccgggggtaaGGATGTGGCCTATTTGTGAGCTCGGGTTCGAGGAGTGAATCCAGAatgagggtacatggacaccatgggtcccctgtaggtcatgactattAGGCAATGACActagttagcatgtatgtacacaTGTGGTTAGTGACTGAGTATTGAGAATGATGTCGGTAAACTTATTTCTGTTGTTTGCTTCCCTTGACTTGATTATTAATATcgttgggtgacttgattgttagtATCATTGATTGACTTGAGATTGGGCTATTCGATTATGTGTTGTTGGCTGgtttgtctattttattgattttatgattcatgcatgatactaatcttagtcggcctatgatatctaccggtacatagtgtttgtactgatactaccttgctgcattcttttgagtgcagattgtgatccagagactgctacctgacctcatatctagcgttgaggccatttgctgacagattgagggtgagctGTTATCCATGCcaagccgcccgaagatcttctatgTCTAATGTCTAattccattccagacattgatggttatttatttcagacagtatacattccttagacatattttggattagagtccttgtatggtgACTTTAGgattttggggatgtaatagttaggacttccgcatttacgttATTATTTTATGGCAGGACTAAATTTTGATTTATCTTGTGTTTAACTGTTATGAATTGGttaataaaaatggacttgaacgAGTAGATGGTTAAGCGTATTGATTCGctcactaggagttagtgtgggtgccagtcatggcgggttggatcATGACACGACTAATTTCACAAGTACTTGTTATCTTTTACCAACACAAGTATCAAGCCGCTATGTTCATCAACGCACGAACGAATAAAAAGAAATCACTAATATGTTTTCCTAAAGTAAAAATTTGAAGAAATCACTGATGTGTTTTCCTAAGCTAAAATTTGAACCAGATACCTCATGATTCTCATTCTACTTTATTAATCATTAACTTACACCACTGGGGACGTCACTCACTATTTTTATACACCCAGTGTGTGTAAGTTATCTTCTTTAGTACTATGGTCATCAGTTAAAATTATTACTCtatctatctcaatttatgtgaaggtgtacGGAGTACGAGAGTCAAAATACTTAGTTTTGACAATGACTTCGAGTAAAGATTCTTCAAAATTTTAGGCCAGTTTGAagttcaaatcatgatttgaaatcaggtctatttgaagttgaaattttgtttggacatgcaattttgattttttaagttgtattttttctaaTAAACATGAAAACCCCATAATTTATGAAAATTATGCAAAACCATAGTTTATAAATTAGGTATCCGAATATCCTAAGGCACCGCAATAACAAATCGTATGTCTTCATGttccttttataaataaatacTTGTGATTACATTCTATTACAAAATTTCAGATACACATAATTTTACAAATATTTACTGGTCCAATAAATTAACATTAGTCGTTTTAGCATAAGTCGTTTTTTGCAAAATTTAAAATGATGGGTCTTTGTTTGTAAAACATAAACTTATGGGTTaagttttttatttaaaaaaaattgaaatcacaaCTTGGAATTTGAAATCCTTCCTTTTTTAGAATTTGAGAttttaaatcatgatttgaaattgaagttgaagttttgttcaCATTTCATAACCAAACGCTAATTTCaaatcaaaacttcaaatttgaGCCCCAAATTCTATGGCCAAACACCtgcttaaaataaaatttatatatttgaaaatgaCACGAAAAGTATTACAAGTCAACCTAGCTAACGATCAAAGAAAAAATTGTTGTAATCCCTAAATAATAACACCTTTGGGACCCGGGAAGTAATATTAATTCTCTTTAGAACATTTATTGCCATTACAATGACCCCTCTACACCATTATAGAATAACATTAGCATATGTTCCATGTTTCTTTCTCTATCCCTCTCTAGAACAAAAATGTATAGCTGTCTCTTGGAACCTATTTTTCTACTGGATAACATATTAAGTCATAGTCTAAATTTTAGGATATGATTCCCCTAAATCACTTTTGTTCACGAGAACAATGAGGCCTCCATCTTGTTCGAACATTTCCATTTTAAATGTCAACTAGCACACTAGGGGATATATAATTGGAACTGAGAAATTGAAAGTGAGGTACAAGATGCCCAAGAATATGTATTTTAATGATTCACTCTAGGTCTTCACATAGAGCCCCTCCCAAAATAGGTTCAAGAATATGCAAAATTGGCATTGACATGACATACAAACACGGCCGTCTCAACAACATTGGGGCTAAAGCCAAACTACAAAAAAAGtcctaattttaaaaaaaaaatctccatatatatttttatttaacatCTACTTTTCTAGCTTTTTCATATGCGAAGTCATTAATTACTGTTTTATAATAGATTCGTTCTAACAATTTcttttcaattgataatatatCTAATCCATTCAGTCTCTCTTGAGACATTACTGATCTTAGATAAgatttttcaattttaattttgaaaaacttcATTCGATTGAGGCAACAATTTATATCTAAAATACATCTTTAAGGAAAAAATGGAACCCCAAAGCGATTATTTTATTGGCCTAATAGTCGAGTCACCCCTGCATATAAAGGGgaagaagaaaaataaagcaaGCATGCATTTGCTAAAGAATAGTGAATCAAATTCTTCACTAATTTGAAAGACAAAATGAATTtccacaaagaaaaaaaaaagtgaccacCAATATCATGGAGCTGCTTTTAGAAAATGGCCTTTTTCTTTTGTGCTGATGTCACTAGAATGTCGtgccttttattttttttattttttatatatgtgCATAGTCGTTAATAAAGCTTTTGCGAAGAaagaaatgaataaaaaaaaaggcTGATTTATTTTCGTTTAGTTTTGGTAGTAGCAATCGAAAGAAAATGATGGCATGGGGCAATTAGTAAGTGAACAtcttcaaaagaaagcaaagagCTACAAAACGAAAATGTGACAACCTATGAAagatttatttcttacaaatTACTACTGCTATTACCAAAAAGAGTAAGCAACAATAATAAGAATGTCGGACTTGAgggaattttcaaaaatatacagcccaacataaaatattatgCCACGCAGCCATATAGTTTAACAATATTATACTGGGGGACAATATTATATATAATgcatcaaccttgtataaaagtacataatagcatataaaaggtgtttatataCAAATATGAGCTAAACCGGGTAACAGACTCAAAATATGGGCTACGTGGCGTAAATACTTACTCCCAATTGACATAGAGCGTATTTTCCCTCAACATTTCCAACTTTTGAAaacgaaaaaagaaaagagattaTATTGAGGTAAGTTTATGAGAATTAATAATTAAATGTTGAATCCAATTCCTTAATTAATTATTCTAGTTTAATAATTAAAAAGAAGTTAAATTGATGTTGGCCTTGAAGCAAGCTCGTCTAGATAAAATTAATTCAACTTGTTTGGTCTGAGTACATTATTGTATCGAGAAATTTAAATTAATTCTCTTtaattctttcttgttttacaCCAAactaaacaaaagaaagaaaatttactTTCGTCAATTCTTGTTTCCTTCCTtcttattttccctttctttctcttcctaTACGTAGTTTGCAAACACGAGTTAACACATAAGAGTCAAGTAGCTGCCCCGTGAGTCGCAACATAAAATGAATTCCGGCTTTTATTACTAGGTTATTAACATTGTAATCATAGAGTTGGTAGCAATATttttaaagaaatatttaaatgaaCATAATAAATTACCACAAAATTCAAAATATATGGATTGAGAAAGTCATACTATCTGAATGAAATTGTTGATTTTCTCAATGGAAGTACAAGTCTTACCACCTGACTATATTGAAttaataatataagaaaaattaattaatttaaaaaatggaAGCATCTTGTAGGAATATGTGCATATTCGACTATATAACCACCATGAGAAACAATGGAACCGGTCCAAAAATATCAAGAAAAAACAATGCAAGCTTCAAACA
Above is a genomic segment from Lycium barbarum isolate Lr01 chromosome 12, ASM1917538v2, whole genome shotgun sequence containing:
- the LOC132622160 gene encoding VQ motif-containing protein 4-like isoform X1 translates to METLAKPQEFQNPCLISSPDSHSSNSSSCSNSSNTNVLHHHQHHHHRYPTPPTTPTPTTPPPQQQLPITRSEPNNPYPTTFVQADASSFKQVVQMLTGSSEPAKPAGSPNSGRAEPVRNPIPPIKTGTKKEKTSSKLYERRNSMKNFKISPLGPGVVNNKSIFSGGFSGSPRTATPEILSPSILDFPALALSPVTPLIPDPFNRSPEKLDLEAEEKAIAKKGFFLHPSPASTPRESEPRLLPLFPVTSPRVSGGNQYGFLLHIARVEANVLHEH
- the LOC132622160 gene encoding VQ motif-containing protein 4-like isoform X2, encoding METLAKPQEFQNPCLISSPDSHSSNSSSCSNSSNTNVLHHHQHHHHRYPTPPTTPTPTTPPPQQQLPITRSEPNNPYPTTFVQADASSFKQVVQMLTGSSEPAKPAGSPNSGRAEPVRNPIPPIKTGTKKEKTSSKLYERRNSMKNFKISPLGPGVVNNKSIFSGGFSGSPRTATPEILSPSILDFPALALSPVTPLIPDPFNRSPEKLDLEAEEKAIAKKGFFLHPSPASTPRESEPRLLPLFPVTSPRVSVWEFT